The Parus major isolate Abel chromosome 5, Parus_major1.1, whole genome shotgun sequence genome contains a region encoding:
- the LOC107205404 gene encoding acyl-CoA (8-3)-desaturase-like, giving the protein MAPQTGPSEKGTGSIPAFPQLFTWEEIRTRNGREQGQEQWLVVDRKVYDVSAFSKRHPGGSRVISHYAGQDATDAFVAFHNDKSLVRKYLKSLLIGELAPDQPSFESNKKKSLLEDFRELRCTIEKMGLLRPNYFFFFLIFLHLLVLDAASWLVVWYFGISLVPFLAGMVFFTTAQIQMGWFQHDLGHCSVFRKPRWNHLLQIVVINMLKGLPASWWNHLHNQHHAKPNCFRKDPDLNMHPLLFSLGRTLSVELGKQKKKFMPYNYQHKYFVLLAPLALIPFFQLSIFYFAIKRKKWLDLILIVAFNVRVCLMYVPLMGFKNFMVYYWLSRYFESTWFIWVTQMNHIPMNIDYDKNKDWVSTQLHATCNVNQSVFNDWFTGHLNFQIEHHLFPTMPRHNYWKVAPLVKSLCDKHGIEYKTKTLLTAFTDILHSLKDSGDHWLEAYLYG; this is encoded by the exons ATGGCTCCACAGACTGGTCCCAGCGAGAAAGGGACTGGATCCATCCCAGCCTTTCCACAGCTTTTCACTTGGGAAGAGATCAGGACCCGCAACGGCCGTGAGCAAGGCCAGGAGCAGTGGCTGGTGGTTGACAGGAAGGTTTATGATGTCAGCGCGTTTTCCAAGAGACATCCCGGGGGCAGCCGGGTTATCAGCCACTATGCCGGGCAGGATGCCACG GATGCCTTCGTGGCATTTCACAACGACAAGTCCCTGGTGAGAAAGTACCTGAAATCTCTGCTGATTGGGGAGCTGGCACCAGATCAACCCAGCTTTGAGTCTAATAAAAAG AAATCCCTCTTGGAGGATTTTCGTGAACTGCGCTGCACCATTGAGAAGATGGGACTTCTGAGGCCAAATtacttcttcttcttcctgatTTTCCTTCACCTCCTGGTGTTGGATGCTGCGTCCTGGCTTGTGGTCTGGTATTTTGGCATATCCCTGGTGCCCTTCCTGGCTGGCATGGTGTTCTTCACCACTGCCCAG ATCCAGATGGGCTGGTTCCAGCATGATCTGGGGCACTGCTCTGTCTTCAGGAAGCCCAGGTGGAATCACCTCTTGCAGATTGTGGTGATAAACATGCTGAAG GGGCTGCCTGCCAGCTGGTGGAACCATCTGCACAACCAGCACCATGCCAAGCCCAACTGCTTCCGCAAGGACCCCGACCTCAACATGCACCCTCTGCTCTTCAGCCTGGGAAGGACCCTCTCCGTGGAg cttggaaagcagaagaagaagTTCATGCCTTACAATTACCAGCACAAGTATTTTGTCT TGCTGGCCCCACTCGCCCTCATACCCTTCTTCCAGCTGTCAATATTCTACTTTGCAATCAAGAGGAAAAAGTGGTTG gacCTGATATTGATTGTGGCTTTCAATGTCCGAGTCTGCCTCATGTACGTTCCTTTAATGGGATTCAAAAATTTCATGGTGTACTACTGGCTGTCCAG ATACTTTGAGAGTACCTGGTTTATTTGGGTGACGCAGATGAATCACATCCCAATGAATATTGATTATGACAAGAACAAAGACTGGGTGTCTACTCAG ctccacGCAACCTGCAACGTGAACCAGTCTGTGTTCAATGACTGGTTCACTGGGCACCTGAACTTCCAAATCGAACACCA CCTGTTCCCCACAATGCCTCGGCACAACTACTGGAAAGTGGCTCCCCTGGTGAAAAGCCTCTGTGACAAGCACGGCATTGAGTACAAAACCAAGACTCTGCTGACAGCCTTTACAGATATTTTGCA TTCCCTGAAGGATTCTGGGGACCACTGGCTGGAAGCGTATCTGTATGGATAG
- the LOC107205403 gene encoding acyl-CoA (8-3)-desaturase produces MEGSEPDRGAMRRFTWEEIGQRNGRGPAPQERWLVIDRKVYDISHFCRRHPGGSRVISHYAGQDATDPFIAFHLDKALVRKYMNPLLIGELAPDQPSFEPSKNKKLVEDFRELRATVEKMGLLQPNHIFFILYLCHILMLDVAAWLIIWYFGASLVPFLFSAVLLGTVQAQAGWLQHDFGHLSVFSKSRWNHWVHKFVIGHLKGAPASWWNHLHFQHHAKPNCFRKDPDVNMHPLFFALGKTLSVELGVQKKKFMPYNHQHKYFFIIGPPALVPLYFQWYVFYFAVQRKQWVDLAWMLSFYIRFFLTYLPFLGVKGTLGLHMLVRFIESNWFVWVTQMNHIPMHIDYDKNVDWFSTQLQATCNVHQSLFNDWFSGHLNFQIEHHLFPTMPRHNYWKVAPLVKSLCAKHGIEYQCKPLLTAFADIVHSLKDSGELWLDAYLHK; encoded by the exons ATGGAGGGCTCGGAGCCCGACCGGGGGGCGATGCGACGCTTCACCTGGGAGGAGATCGGGCAGCGGAACGGGCGGGGGCCGGCGCCGCAGGAGCGCTGGCTGGTGATCGACAGGAAGGTGTACGACATCAGCCACTTCTGCCGGAGACACCCGGGGGGCTCCCGGGTCATCAGCCACTACGCCGGGCAGGACGCCACG GATCCTTTCATTGCTTTTCATCTTGACAAGGCACTGGTAAGGAAGTACATGAACCCTCTCCTGATTGGGGAACTGGCACCAGATCAGCCCAGCTTTGAGCCCAGCAAGAAT AAAAAGCTGGTGGAAGATTTCCGTGAGCTCCGTGCAACTGTGGAGAAAATGGGGCTTCTCCAGCCCAACCACATCTTTTTCATCCTCTATCTCTGCCACATCTTGATGCTGGATGTTGCGGCCTGGCTCATCATCTGGTATTTTGGAGCATCCTTGGtgcctttcctcttctctgcgGTGCTTCTGGGCACTGTCCAG GCCCAGGCTGGCTGGCTCCAGCATGATTTTGGACACCTGTCAGTCTTCAGCAAGTCCAGGTGGAACCACTGGGTGCACAAGTTCGTCATCGGCCATCTCAAG GGAGCCCCAGCCAGCTGGTGGAATCACCTCCACTTCCAGCACCATGCCAAACCCAACTGCTTCCGGAAGGATCCTGATGTCAACATGCACCCcttgttttttgctttggggAAAACCCTCTCTGTGGAG CTTGGTGTGCAAAAGAAGAAGTTCATGCCTTACAACCACCAGCACAAGTACTTCTTCATTA TCGGTCCCCCAGCGCTGGTGCCCCTTTACTTCCAGTGGTATGTCTTCTACTTCGCCGTGCAGCGGAAGCAATGGGTG GACCTGGCCTGGATGCTGTCCTTCTACATCCGATTCTTCCTCACCTATTTGCCCTTCCTGGGGGTGAAGGGTACCCTGGGGCTCCACATGTTAGTCAG GTTTATAGAAAGCAACTGGTTTGTCTGGGTCACTCAAATGAATCACATCCCCATGCACATTGATTATGATAAGAATGTGGACTGGTTCTCTACCCAG ctccAGGCAACCTGCAATGTTCATCAGTCCTTGTTCAATGACTGGTTCAGTGGCCACCTGAACTTCCAGATTGAGCACCA CCTTTTCCCTACAATGCCACGGCACAACTACTGGAAGGTGGCCCCTCTGGTGAAGTCCCTGTGTGCCAAGCATGGCATTGAGTACCAGTGCAAGCCTCTGCTCACAGCCTTTGCAGACATCGTGCA CTCTTTGAAAGATTCAGGGGAGCTGTGGCTCGATGCTTATCTACATAAATAA